From Pseudoramibacter sp.:
TTCGATTTACGGCACCCGGGGGCTGGTCATCGGCTTTGTCATCTACACGACGCCCATCGCCTTCATGCTCATCGAAAACACGATGCATTTCATCGACAAGAAATACCTCATCGTTTCGAAAATCATGGGGGACAATCCCGGACGGCGCTTCATGAACACCGTGGGCATTCCCATGCTCGGCACTTTGGCGACGGCCTTTATTCAGAGCTTTACCCTGGCCTTCACCGATTACGGTATTCCCATGTCCATCGCCGGCAACATGGACCTGGCGGCGACTTTGCTCTACGGGCGGATGCTCGGCACCTTCCCGGACTTCGCGGCGGGCTCGGTCATCGCCATTCTCATGCTTATTCCCGCGGTGATCAACGTGTCCCTGATTCAGTACCTCAAGCGCTTCAACGTCCGCTATTCGTCGACCTCGGACATGAAGATGCGCCGGGATCCGGTTCGGGACGGCGCTTTCTCGGCAGCTTCCCTTGCGATTCTGATCTGCATGCTCATGATCTTCGCGGTCATCTTCGTGGTGCCTTTTGTGAATCAGTGGCCCTACAACGTGGCCTTTTCTATGAAGCATTTCAAGGCGGTCTTTTCGGATCTGGAACTGTCCCAGGTCGTGAAGAATTCCCTGACGGTGTCCCTGCTCTCGGCGCTGATCGGCACCGTGGTCGCCTATGGCGCGGCGCTGTTTTCCGGCCGGACCGAAGGCAGCCGCCTCGAAGGACAGACCATGGACACCATCGCCTTAACCATCAACACCATTCCAGGCATGGTCATCGGCGTGGCCTACATGCTGGCCTTTAAAGGGACGGCGATTCAGAACACTTTTGCCATTCTCATCATCTGCAACATCGTGCACCTGTTCCCGTCGCCGTACCTGATGATCAAAAACGCCCTGGAAAAGCTCAACCCCCAGTGGGAAAAGACCGCGGCTCTGATGGGCGATTCGTGGCTGAAGACCATGGGCCGGATCATGACGCCGAACGTCTGGCCGGCGCTGCTCGAAGCCTTTTCCTTTTACTTCATCAACGCGATGGTGACGGTGTCCGCCGTGATCTTCGTCGCCGGGGCCCACACCATGGTCATGACGGTGAAGATTCAGGAACTCCAGCATTTTGCAGATTTTGACGACATCTTTGTGCTGTCGGTGCTGATTTTTATCTTCAACATCGCCGCAAAAGGCATCATCAGCGCCATAAAACACGTTACGGCCCATCGCCGTCTTGCTATAAAATCTTAAAACCGAAAATCAGAGAGGAGAAAACGATGATTTCAAAAAAATTCAAACGGATTTTCGCGGGCGTTCTGTCCGCAGCCATGCTGGCCACCTGCGGCCTCGCCGCACTGCCGGCTAAACAGGTGCACGCCGCATCGAAGAACAGCGACAAAATCGTCATCTATTCCAACGCTGACGACGAAGCAGTGACCTCGATCAAGAAGACTTTGGACGAAAATGGCTACAAGGGCCAGTACATCTTCCAGACCTACGGCACCAACGAACTGGGGCCGAAGCTTATCGCCGAAGGCAAGGACATCGAAGCGGATATGGTGACCATGTCGTCTTATTATTTGGACAGTGCCCAGAAGAAGAACAACATGTTCGTCAAATTGGGCTTCAAACGGGAACCCCTGCAGAAGTATCCGAACTATTACGCGCCGTTTTTGGCCAACCAGGGCGCCATTCTCATGAACACCAAAGTCATGAAAGAAAAGAACCTGCCGACGCCGAAATCCGTCGCCGATCTGGCAAAGCCGGTCTACAAGGGTCAGCTGTCCGTGGTCGACATCAAAGGTTCTTCCACCGCCTGGCTCATGGTGCAGTCCCTGTTAGACAACTACGGCACGAAGAAAACCAAGACCATCCTCAAGGGCATTTACAAAAACGCCGGGGAAAATCTGGAACAGTCCGGTTCCGGTCCGATCAAGAAGGTGCGCGCCGGTGAAGTGGCCCTCGGCTTTGGCTTGAGACATCAGGCGGTCGCCGACAAGAATAACGGCCTGCCGGTGGACTACGTCGACCCGACCGAAGGCAACTACACCCTCACCGAATCCCTCGCCGTCGTCAAACATTCAGACAAGAAAAAGGTCGCCAAGGCGAAGAAAATGGTCCAGACCATTATTCAGAAAGGCCGTCCGGATCTCCAGAAGACCTATCCGATGCCGATTTACAAAGGCGAACAGGAAGACGCCAACGGCTCCAAAAACTCAAAAGTCTATCCGAAGAAGCTCACCGTCAATTTGCTGAAGCAACACATTAAACTGTCAGAAAGCTGCAAGACCAAATGATCGATTACAAATTATTGACCCCGGGGCCGCTGACCACCAGCGACACCGTCAAGCGGGAAATGCTTGTGGATCACTGCACCTGGGACGACGACTACAAACAGATCACCCAGATGATCCGCAAGAAGCTTTTGGAACTGGCCCACGTGAGCCGGGACGCCTACACCGCCGTGCTCATGCAGGGCAGCGGCACCTTCGGCGTCGAATCGGTGATTACCAGCGCCGTGGGGCCCGATGACAAGATGCTCATCTGCGTCAACGGCGCCTACGGCGAACGCCAGGCCGACATCTGCGAACACGCGGGCATCGCCTACGAACTATACCGCTGTCCCTACGACGAAATGCCGAACCCCGGCGTCATTGAACATTACCTGCGCTCAGACGAAACCCTGACCCACGTGTCCATGGTTCACAGCGAAACCACCAGCGGCATTTTAAACGACATCGCATCGGTGGCCGAAGTGGTACGCCGCTATCACAAGACCTTTATCGTCGACGCCATGTCCAGTTTCGGCGGCGTCGACATCGAAGTGGGCAGACTGGGTATCGACTTTATCGTGTCCTCGGCGAACAAATGCATCCAGGGCGTGCCGGGATTTTCCTTCATCATCTGTAAAAAGACGGCCCTGGACGCCTGCAGAGGCCAGGCCAGAAGCCTGTCTCTGGATCTGTACGACCAGTGGCGGGTCATGGATAAGGACGGCAAGTGGCGGTTCACGTCGCCGACTCACGTGGTTCTCGCCTTTGCCCAGGCCCTTCGGGAACTGGACGATGAAGGGGGCATCCCCGCGCGGTACAAGCGCTACCGGGGCAACAACCGCCTGCTCATCAGCCGCATGAAGGCCATGGGCTTTAAGACCTACATCGACGAAAAGGTGCAGGGGCCGATCATCACGACGTTCTACTGCCCGGACATTCCGCATTTTGATTTTGAAGCAATGTACGCCTACATCAAAAAGCGGGGCTACGCGATTTATCCGGGCAAGGTGACCGACGCCGATACCTTCCGCATCGGCAACATCGGTGAAATTTACCCCGGAGACATGGTGAAGGTGACGGACATCATCGGCGAATACTTGGAAGAATTGAGGAAAAAAGGATGAAACAGGGAATAAAAATGGTCGTATTCGACTGGGCCGGCACCACCGTCGATTACGGGTCGATGGCGCCCATGGACGTCTTCGACGAAGTGTTTAAGAACGCCGGCGTGAAACTGACGCCGGAAGAAATCGCCGGGCCGATGGGGCTCGACAAGCGCATGCACATCAAGCGCCTGCTCGACCTGGACAAGACGAAAGCCATGTGGCAGAAACGGTATCACCGGGACACCGACGAAGGGGATGTGACCCGGCTGTTCAAACGCTTTGAAGCCCGCCTCGACCAGGTGGTCGGGGAATACAGCAC
This genomic window contains:
- a CDS encoding ABC transporter permease subunit; the protein is MQITSTLSAGGTNLSDRAENKLKTGRRRSKTPLSVVSKRQMRGVFIAIAVLFLIFACFPMVMVFIKSLSVGGKASVAAYRDVFSSKEVFVGMRNSFGVAGLSALISTGLAFVLAYTLNFTAAPKGLKHFISVFAMLPMLIPTITYGFALIYSFGKQGFLTRLFHHQFFSIYGTRGLVIGFVIYTTPIAFMLIENTMHFIDKKYLIVSKIMGDNPGRRFMNTVGIPMLGTLATAFIQSFTLAFTDYGIPMSIAGNMDLAATLLYGRMLGTFPDFAAGSVIAILMLIPAVINVSLIQYLKRFNVRYSSTSDMKMRRDPVRDGAFSAASLAILICMLMIFAVIFVVPFVNQWPYNVAFSMKHFKAVFSDLELSQVVKNSLTVSLLSALIGTVVAYGAALFSGRTEGSRLEGQTMDTIALTINTIPGMVIGVAYMLAFKGTAIQNTFAILIICNIVHLFPSPYLMIKNALEKLNPQWEKTAALMGDSWLKTMGRIMTPNVWPALLEAFSFYFINAMVTVSAVIFVAGAHTMVMTVKIQELQHFADFDDIFVLSVLIFIFNIAAKGIISAIKHVTAHRRLAIKS
- a CDS encoding extracellular solute-binding protein; the encoded protein is MISKKFKRIFAGVLSAAMLATCGLAALPAKQVHAASKNSDKIVIYSNADDEAVTSIKKTLDENGYKGQYIFQTYGTNELGPKLIAEGKDIEADMVTMSSYYLDSAQKKNNMFVKLGFKREPLQKYPNYYAPFLANQGAILMNTKVMKEKNLPTPKSVADLAKPVYKGQLSVVDIKGSSTAWLMVQSLLDNYGTKKTKTILKGIYKNAGENLEQSGSGPIKKVRAGEVALGFGLRHQAVADKNNGLPVDYVDPTEGNYTLTESLAVVKHSDKKKVAKAKKMVQTIIQKGRPDLQKTYPMPIYKGEQEDANGSKNSKVYPKKLTVNLLKQHIKLSESCKTK
- a CDS encoding 2-aminoethylphosphonate--pyruvate transaminase gives rise to the protein MIDYKLLTPGPLTTSDTVKREMLVDHCTWDDDYKQITQMIRKKLLELAHVSRDAYTAVLMQGSGTFGVESVITSAVGPDDKMLICVNGAYGERQADICEHAGIAYELYRCPYDEMPNPGVIEHYLRSDETLTHVSMVHSETTSGILNDIASVAEVVRRYHKTFIVDAMSSFGGVDIEVGRLGIDFIVSSANKCIQGVPGFSFIICKKTALDACRGQARSLSLDLYDQWRVMDKDGKWRFTSPTHVVLAFAQALRELDDEGGIPARYKRYRGNNRLLISRMKAMGFKTYIDEKVQGPIITTFYCPDIPHFDFEAMYAYIKKRGYAIYPGKVTDADTFRIGNIGEIYPGDMVKVTDIIGEYLEELRKKG